A window of uncultured Gellertiella sp. genomic DNA:
GGGGCCGTGTTTCCAGCATCGCGCCCTGGTGGATGGCGTCAGGCCCCAGATGCCGGTCGAGATCCTGCGGCGAGACCATCTCGACGGGGAAGGGGAGTTTTTCCGGTTGCGCAATGTCCAGCCGGGCGAGCGCGTTCTGGGTGACCGACAAGCGGATAATCTTGCGTTCCGGATTGGCGATGGCCGCGCGCACGGTGTGGAGACCATAGAGGAACACCTGTTCGGGCGCGATCTGCGGCGGCGTCCAGTCCTCACGGCTGCGGCGCTTTGAAAAGCGGTCCGGTGTGGGAATCTCGCCGCGCTCGCGTTTTGCGTCCCGGTGGGCGCGGCGCAGCGTGGCGTAATGGGTGTCCTTGGCGGACGGGTCTGAAGGGGGCTTTTTGTTCATGCCACCTTATAGGCGGGAAGCAGGCCCGACGCAAAGCCCCGCAGCAGAGGGCTTTGCCGGATGGCCATGAATTTTTCCGGTTTTTTGCACAGGCATCGTGTTGACAGATGAGATCGGGGCGGTCATATACGCGGCGCAGATCGAACGGGGCGGCGGACAAAACGGCGCCCGGCACGGTCCGCGTAAAGCTTGGTAGCTTGATCCGGATGGATAAACTGGAGAGATGCCCGAGTGGTTAAAGGGGACGGACTGTAAATCCGTTGGCTCAGCCTACGTTGGTTCAAATCCAACTCTCTCCACCATTCCATTCTCAGGATCAAACACCGCCGCGGGTATAGCTCAATGGTAGAGCAGCAGCCTTCCAAGCTGAATACGCGGGTTCGATTCCCGCTACCCGCTCCAGTGATTTAAAACGCGTACAGATTTTCAATGGCACTCGTGTGTCAGGGGAGGAACGCTTCCAACCTTTAGGTCTGGTGGGCATTAGTCTTTCTGTTCCTTTGGTGGCCACGTGCCTTTTTCGACAAGCTTTTGTTCGATGTAAGGGTCAGGGTTGCGTCCTCTGAGTATTTCAGTTCTCCGCCATTCCTGCCATTGTGGCGCAAGCAGATGCGGCCATGGCAGAGGTCCATCCTGATCGATAATACCGTGGTCATCCCAATCCATGTCGCTAAGCATATAGGAAAATGCTCGTGCCTTCGATAGCCTCTAAACTTATTTAGATTTCAAATTGAGACGCTGCCCCAGCGGCAGACGCTATCTTCAGCCGGGGTAAGATGTTAAGCTTCTTGACAAGATATGGCTGGGAAAACGCATGTCCACAAACTTTTCATTTTTCGAATTTTTTGCCGGGGGAGGTATGGTTCGCGCTGGATTGGGAAGCGCATGGCGCTGTGACTTTGCGAACGACCTCGATGGTAAAAAGGGGCTCACTTACCAAGATAATTGGGGGACCTCTGGCGAGCTCTATGTTGGCGATATCCGCAACGTATGCCCCGCCGAACTTCCGGGCACCTCGGATTTAGCATGGGGTTCTTTCCCATGCCAAGACCTTTCCCTGGCCGGCGGCGGCGCTGGCCTTCAAGGCGAACGCTCGGGCACCTTCTATCCGTTCTGGGACGTGATGCACGGTCTCATTAAGGATGGTCGCGGACCCAAAGTCATAGCCCTCGAAAACGTCTGTGGAACACTTACCTCCCACAGAGGTGAGGACTTCCGGGCGATCTGCGAAACCTTTGCACAAGCTGGATATCAGTACGGTGCTCTGGTGATCGACGCAGAACTTTTCCTGCCTCAATCGCGCCCGCGTCTATTCGTTATCGGCGTTCGCGGCGATGTTGAAATTGCTCCTGTGTTGGTATCGCCGGGGCCCACGATGCCTTTCCACACTCGCGGCCTTCGGAACGCGTATCTGCGGATAAGCGAGGAAGCTCGTGAGGAATGGCTTTGGTGGAATATCCCCCTTCCGCCGCTCCGTACGAAGACCTTTTCGGATATCATCGAAGAAAATCCATCTGATGTTGCTTGGCATACGAAGGACCAGACGGCACGGCTGCTTGCATCCATGTCACCAGTCAATCTGGCCAAAGTCGAAGCAGCGAAGCGCGCAGGGCGTCGCATCGTGGGCGGCGTCTACAAGCGAACAAGGCCAGAAATTGGCGGTCGTGTTGTTCGCGCCGAAGTTCGATTCGATGACATTTCCGGGTGCCTGAGAACCCCCAATGGCGGCTCTTCCCGCCAAACAATTCTTGTCGTTGAAGGCAATTGCGTTCGTTCCCGCTTGATATCCGCAAGGGAGACAGCTCGGCTGATGGGAATGGATGAAGGCTATAGGCTACCCAAGCGATACAATGAGGCATATCACCTGACAGGCGACGGCGTTGCCGTTCCGGTGGTGCGCTTTCTTGCGCATCACTTGTTCGAACCTATTGTATCTTCTCAGTCAGAGATTGTACCCCTTGCCGAAAATGATAACGAGGGAATCACGGTAAGTGGCGGTTGATTTCAAATTCCGTAAAAACGCGGTTTCAAGCCTGACGAACGAGATCGGCGTGTATGTCCTGGCAGACTTGGACAATGTGCCGATCTATGTCGGCCAGTCGAAGGACGGCATACGCTCTCGCGTTGCTCGTCATCAGACCTCGGCCCGCTCAGATATCATCGCCAACCGCCAGATTGATGTCTGGGAAATTGCCTATGTTTGGGCTTTTCCGGTTACTGATAAAGCCGAGATTGACGAGCTCGAGGCGGTTCTCTTCAATCACTACGACCCGAAATCGCAGCTGATGAACGGGGCATTGATACCGTGTAACCTAGCAGCTCTTCCACCGCTCCCAAAACCGACCGACATCGTCCAAGTGATGAGTAATGCGGAGATTGAAGATCGCAAGCAGCCTGAACAGCGGCTCCCGCGACAGGCGAGTCATTATGCTCAGCTTGTTGGTCATTTTCTAGCGGTGAAAAATTCGGCACAGATTGCAAGGGCAATGGATGCTCACTTCGATCGCCTTAAGAAGTACCATTATAGTCTCTTTGGTAGGGCGGACGCCTCTGCCGACGAAAAGGAAATGTGAGAAAGCCGCCCTTGCTGGATTCCATCGTGAACTTCGGAGGAACTACGTGTATCAGAACGAGGAAATTGGAACGAGCCCCGCTTGCCGATTTCGGCAGGTAGGGCTATCTTGCGTTATGAACCCCGGCCTATTGCCAGTGAAACCGACCATTGAAGTATCTTCAGGTTCTCGGAGCCTTCCAAGCTGAATACGCGGGTTCGATTCCCGCTACCCGCTCCAGTGATTTCAATTTGTGTTTTTAGCAGCTTTTGCGTGGCTTTCCCATGGCCATGAGGTCGGTCCGCATCGGGCGGGCGGCAGGGATTAATTAAGTCTTGCGCATTGCGCGCGAAAGCCTTAAACGGCGGCACTAAACCGGTTCGCCGGGTCACCCTTACGTTCACAGGAAGCATTCAAATGGCAAAGAGTAAGTTTGAGCGCAACAAGCCGCACGTCAACATCGGCACGATTGGCCACGTTGACCATGGCAAGACGTCGTTGACGGCCGCGATCACGAAGTATTTCGGTGAATACAAGGCCTATGACCAGATCGACGCAGCGCCGGAAGAAAAGGCCCGCGGCATCACCATTTCGACGGCGCACGTTGAATATGAGACGCCTGCCCGTCACTACGCGCACGTTGACTGCCCCGGCCACGCCGACTACGTCAAGAACATGATCACCGGTGCTGCGCAGATGGACGGCGCGATCCTGGTTTGCTCGGCTGCCGACGGCCCGATGCCGCAGACCCGCGAGCACATCCTGCTCGCCCGTCAGGTTGGCGTTCCCGCCATCGTTGTGTTCCTGAACAAGGTCGACCAGGTTGACGACGCCGAGCTTCTCGAGCTTGTCGAGCTGGAAGTGCGCGAGCTTCTGTCGTCCTATGACTTCCCGGGCGACGACATTCCGATCGTCAAGGGTTCGGCTCTTGCTGCGCTTGAAGATTCCGACAAGACCATCGGCGAAGACGCGATCCGCGAACTGATGGCAGCTGTCGATGCCTATATCCCGACGCCTGAGCGTCCGATCAACCTGCCGTTCCTGATGCCGATCGAAGACGTGTTCTCGATCTCGGGCCGTGGCACGGTTGTGACGGGCCGCGTCGAGCGCGGTATCGTCAAGGTTGGCGAAGAAATCGAAATCGTCGGCATCCGTCCGACGACGAAGACGACCTGCACCGGCGTTGAAATGTTCCGCAAGCTGCTCGACCAGGGCCAGGCCGGCGACAACATCGGCGCACTGCTGCGCGGCGTGACGCGTGACGCCGTCGAGCGTGGCCAGATTCTGTGCAAGCCGGGTTCGGTCAAGCCGCACAAGAAGTTCATGGCTGAAGCCTACATCCTGACGAAGGAAGAAGGCGGCCGTCATACGCCGTTCTTCACCAACTACCGTCCGCAGTTCTACTTCCGCACGACCGACGTGACGGGCATCGTTTCGCTGCCGGAAGGCACGGAAATGGTCATGCCTGGCGACAACGTCACCGTTGAAGTCGAACTGATCGTGCCGATCGCCATGGAAGAAAAGCTGCGCTTCGCCATCCGCGAAGGCGGCCGCACCGTCGGCGCCGGCATCGTGGCGAGCATCGTCGAGTAATTCGACGATTGTGATCATCGAGTAAATCGACGATTGTGATCATCGAGTAAATCGACGATTGTGATCATCGAGTAAATCGACGCAAAGTCAGAATGAGCAAGTCACTTGCTGGTGACTTTAAAGCCCCGCCGGAAACGGCGGGGCTCTTTGCTATTGTCTATAAGCACAACATGGAGCGCTTGCAGAAATACTCGTTTTGAGAAACCGGTGG
This region includes:
- the dcm gene encoding DNA (cytosine-5-)-methyltransferase codes for the protein MSTNFSFFEFFAGGGMVRAGLGSAWRCDFANDLDGKKGLTYQDNWGTSGELYVGDIRNVCPAELPGTSDLAWGSFPCQDLSLAGGGAGLQGERSGTFYPFWDVMHGLIKDGRGPKVIALENVCGTLTSHRGEDFRAICETFAQAGYQYGALVIDAELFLPQSRPRLFVIGVRGDVEIAPVLVSPGPTMPFHTRGLRNAYLRISEEAREEWLWWNIPLPPLRTKTFSDIIEENPSDVAWHTKDQTARLLASMSPVNLAKVEAAKRAGRRIVGGVYKRTRPEIGGRVVRAEVRFDDISGCLRTPNGGSSRQTILVVEGNCVRSRLISARETARLMGMDEGYRLPKRYNEAYHLTGDGVAVPVVRFLAHHLFEPIVSSQSEIVPLAENDNEGITVSGG
- a CDS encoding GIY-YIG nuclease family protein; the protein is MAVDFKFRKNAVSSLTNEIGVYVLADLDNVPIYVGQSKDGIRSRVARHQTSARSDIIANRQIDVWEIAYVWAFPVTDKAEIDELEAVLFNHYDPKSQLMNGALIPCNLAALPPLPKPTDIVQVMSNAEIEDRKQPEQRLPRQASHYAQLVGHFLAVKNSAQIARAMDAHFDRLKKYHYSLFGRADASADEKEM
- the tuf gene encoding elongation factor Tu gives rise to the protein MAKSKFERNKPHVNIGTIGHVDHGKTSLTAAITKYFGEYKAYDQIDAAPEEKARGITISTAHVEYETPARHYAHVDCPGHADYVKNMITGAAQMDGAILVCSAADGPMPQTREHILLARQVGVPAIVVFLNKVDQVDDAELLELVELEVRELLSSYDFPGDDIPIVKGSALAALEDSDKTIGEDAIRELMAAVDAYIPTPERPINLPFLMPIEDVFSISGRGTVVTGRVERGIVKVGEEIEIVGIRPTTKTTCTGVEMFRKLLDQGQAGDNIGALLRGVTRDAVERGQILCKPGSVKPHKKFMAEAYILTKEEGGRHTPFFTNYRPQFYFRTTDVTGIVSLPEGTEMVMPGDNVTVEVELIVPIAMEEKLRFAIREGGRTVGAGIVASIVE